A single window of Sander lucioperca isolate FBNREF2018 chromosome 22, SLUC_FBN_1.2, whole genome shotgun sequence DNA harbors:
- the mki67 gene encoding proliferation marker protein Ki-67 isoform X8 produces MIKKSLDVKTPRKSSASVLQTPTSRFCTPKPGSVRKNDGKPVLSTEDKSTPKKEEAKVSPVADETKGEAENVSNGTPKSVKKQRRSFQVPSAEMARPSVGEAENAANSEATSPQKRSRTPPQRFSACEVEPKSPVRRRSKEAEPAVTTEEQEEQAVTPTKTDGLRRSSPRNSGKEASKKRKYGEVAADSPTPQMKRKRVSFGGYLCPELFDKRLPPDSPLCKGATPRRSLCVSKPKQSLLRRASAIGLRQEFEEEHPDSPNVRSPAKMRTPSPKSSKKSPKAMTPSPKAAPPAKKSPKSKSPSPARGRSPTVGVTPGVQTPLIQGRFSVSHISTPSPVAEDAVTDQVPLVTVTPKVPLRRKSMSRETPSTAKSAVKVMRRRSGISRASLKVKNSWADIVRFGPAKPQVAIPAKKMVTKKATKKTVSKPQTPARKLKDHVSTGHADSPVTIVVGRAHKQKALHPTGAAPRLVTNISLLKKNMKMDEDLSGISEMLKTPANERKRRSVIGENDATKTPVGGLATSMVEPSVLNTPEEPGEMMVSPLSVSSTVKDSRYNTEAVQRLLNDDQESSIVSDTPAFEIHSDDFSEQQCADLKTTSVTTPKQKPDVPECLTGVKRIMKTPRQKAEPVEDIRGKILKTPKQKPEQQECLTGVKRMMTTPRQETEPVEDIRVELLTTPKQKPEQQQCLSGVKSICKTPQQEAEPLEDVHGKLLQTPKALEAGDASLDGVEQTVETPAHMQESEDLSEMTDMKTPNVKSSSLVPPREKAKPVEENSGIKRLVKTPRQSHSAPEEDFGGLQELMEEPLAEPTGQLETNEVEDQTAPDCDEDVAKEADANEVVVDDHMEEVPSGHNDNESSDAVETISQAAVDENISEEQPTVDAVDEILPEEQPTVDAADEKISGEQPTVDAVDEILPEEQPTVDAVDEILPVEQPTVDAADEKISGEQPTVDTVDEILPEEQPTIDAADEILPVEQPTVDAADEKISGEQPTVDTVDEILPEEQPTVDAADEKISGEQPTVDTVDEILPEEQPTVETATGKVTEMDTTATEAEHEKKSIRGRRAKTAEDKRQAAEQSEDPVVLAPVRGRRGKKTEAAAPPAVKQTRGRNAKPQEDRDVELTMEKSASLPPKVALKPRRGRNAKTASDDQPEMVQEVAPEIEQNPPVDVDQAAHDSAAPLEKAVLKPKRGRKTKQPDPPVPEQEDVPSTHSDGVPQADKANADANEVCSDQLELVLSGSDENQEQPTVETATGKVTELDTTATEAEHEKKSVRGRRAKTAEDKREAAEQSEDPVVLAPVRGRRGKKTEAAAPPAVKQTTRGRNAKPQEDKDVELTMEKSASLPPKVALKPRRGRNAKTASDDQPEMGPEKAVETTLVTEIPTEAVSDQTPMKENDSAPPAEEAVLKPVRGRKTKPTPVDPPQPETNEVVINEPLTADAQPPKSIPTLGKSRRGRQTKPDAVERNEVMEDTVVAVETKQQSQPPVRAKRGRNAKQEEEKLESTSVETATSQEPAKKLRRTRKAEQDVEPREVQAIEMVIPEKAEAPLVAEPVPMDEQATVAAKPRRGGRKAKQDPELETPAESTEVQEVPAVNSTDKLKRGRRGKQVTEEVGVTAVVSEEKPDRELEAEEKTIAEPDTPVIKPSRARGVKTSVKNEVSQAIPAKRARRGAAPPLDESSAESTEPAPTSVEPAKRGRRAAAKPTADDATVTGEQPNPAEDSSNAVMEDTKMSKRSVRWKADLEVFDISKVTPVKAVRGRKPKLAVQVDTESKNVSKDANETEEDLSGKVVEAQPVKRARRGAKVADVTTEAESTPTVKSVEADTQPKTRRGRIAKK; encoded by the exons ATGATCAAAAAGTCTCTGGATGTCAAGACCCCTCGGAAGTCTTCTGCCAGTGTGCTTCAAACACCTACCTCAAGGTTTTGCACTCCAAAACCGGGTTCAGTGAGGAAAAATGATGGAAAACCTGTCCTTTCAACAGAAGACAAAAGCACTCCAAAGAAGGAGGAAGCTAAAGTCTCTCCTGTAGCTGACGAAACTAAGGGGGAGGCTGAAAATGTAAGTAACGGGACCCCAAAGTCTGTGAAGAAGCAGAGGAGGTCCTTCCAGGTTCCTTCTGCTGAGATGGCCAGACCTTCAGTTGGAGAAGCTGAAAATGCTGCCAACTCTGAAGCAACTTCACCCCAGAAGAGAAGCCGTACACCCCCCCAGAGGTTCAGCGCGTGTGAGGTTGAGCCCAAATCGCCCGTGAGGCGGAGAAGCAAGGAGGCCGAACCTGCCGTGACCACGGAGGAACAAGAAGAGCAAGCAGTGACTCCTACCAAAACGGATGGTCTTAGAAGGTCATCACCAAGGAACTCTGGGAAAG aggCGTCCAAAAAACGCAAATATGGAGAGGTGGCGGCCGACTCGCCCACACCACAGATGAAAAGGAAACGGGTTTCCTTTGGAGGTTACCTGTGTCCTGAGTTGTTTGACAAACGTCTGCCTCCTGACTCTCCGTTATGCAAGGGGGCCACTCCGCGGAGAAGCTTGTGTGTCTCTAAACCCAAGCAGTCACTCCTCAGACGAGCATCAGCCATTGGTTTGCGACAG GAGTTTGAAGAAGAGCATCCAGATAGCCCTAATGTGCGAAGTCCTGCAAAAATGAGGACTCCGTCACCTAAGTCATCAAAGAAGTCACCAAAAGCCATGACCCCCTCTCCCAAAGCTGCGCCTCCTGCAAAGAAGTCACCAAAATCCAAGAGTCCATCTCCTGCAAGAGGAAGGTCTCCCACTGTTGGTGTAACACCAGGAGTCCAGACCCCCTTAATACAGGGGCGCTTCTCTGTGTCACACATCAGCACACCATCTCCAGTTGCAGAAGATGCCGTAACTGATCAGGTGCCTTTAGTCACTGTAACTCCTAAAGTACCCCTGAGGAGGAAGAGCATGTCCCGGGAGACTCCAAGTACAGCAAAGAGTGCTGTAAAAGTAATGCGCAGAAGAAGTGGCATTTCACGGGCATCTCTGAAAG TCAAAAATTCCTGGGCAGACATTGTGAGATTTGGGCCAGCTAAGCCTCAAGTTGCTATTCCGGCTAAAAAAATGGTCAccaaaaaggcaacaaagaaGACTGTGTCCAAACCACAG ACCCCTGCAAGAAAACTCAAAGACCATGTCAGCACTGGACATGCAGACTCACCTGTTACCATTGTTGTGGGCAGAGCTCACAAGCAAAAGGCTTTACATCCAACTGGTGCTGCGCCAAGACTGGTCACCAATATTTCACTCCTGAAAAAGAACATGAAAATGGATGAGGACCTGAGTG gAATTTCAGAAATGTTAAAAACCCCTGCAAATGAAAGGAAGAGGAGATCAGTAATTGGTGAGAACGATGCCACAAAGACACCAGTGGGAGGTCTAGCCACATCCATGGTAGAACCATCGGTGTTGAACACACCGGAGGAGCCAG GTGAAATGATGGTGTCTCCACTGAGTGTTTCGTCTACCGTAAAAGACAGTAGATACAACACTGAAGCAGTCCAACGCCTCCTTAATGATGACCAAGAATCTAGCATCGTCAGTGACACCCCTGCCTTTGAGATTCACTCCGACGATTTTAGCGAACAGCAGTGCGCAGATTTGAAGACGACCTCTGTAACAACTCCCAAACAGAAGCCAGACGTGCCAGAGTGTCTCACCGGAGTCAAGAGGATCATGAAGACGCCAAGACAGAAAGCCGAGCCTGTTGAGGACATCAGGGGGAAGATTTTGAAGACTCCTAAGCAGAAACCCGAACAACAAGAGTGTCTCACCGGAGTCAAGAGGATGATGACGACTCCGAGACAGGAGACCGAGCCTGTAGAGGACATCAGAGTGGAGCTTCTGACAACTCCCAAACAGAAGCCTGAACAACAACAGTGCCTCAGCGGTGTTAAGAGTATTTGTAAGACCCCACAACAGGAGGCTGAACCTCTTGAAGATGTTCATGGAAAACTTCTGCAAACTCCCAAAGCTCTAGAGGCTGGTGATGCGAGTTTGGACGGTGTTGAGCAGACTGTGGAGACGCCAGCACACATGCAAGAATCTGAAGACCTATCTGAAATGACAGACATGAAAACCCCAAACGTAAAAAGCTCCTCATTGGTACCTCCCAGAGAAAAGGCCAAACCTGTTGAGGAGAACTCTGGTATCAAGAGGCTTGTGAAAACACCGAGGCAGAGCCATAGTGCCCCAGAGGAAGACTTTGGGGGACTTCAGGAGCTCATGGAGGAGCCACTGGCTGAACCCACAGGACAACTGGAGACAAATGAG gtTGAGGATCAAACGGCTCCAGATTGTGATGAAGATGTAGCAAAAG AAGCAGATGCAAATGAAGTTGTCGTTGATGACCACATGGAGGAGGTGCCAAGTGGACACAATGATAATGAATCATCAGATGCCGTGGAAACGATCTCTCAAGCAGCTGTAGATGAGAATATATCTGAAGAGCAACCCACAGTGGACGCGGTAGATGAGATTTTACCTGAAGAACAACCCACAGTAGATGCAGCAGATGAGAAAATATCTGGAGAACAACCCACAGTGGACGCAGTAGATGAGATTCTACCTGAAGAACAACCCACAGTGGACGCAGTAGATGAGATTTTACCTGTAGAACAACCCACAGTAGACGCAGCAGATGAGAAAATATCTGGAGAACAACCCACAGTGGACACAGTAGATGAGATTTTACCTGAAGAACAACCCACAATAGACGCAGCAGATGAGATTTTACCTGTAGAACAACCCACAGTAGATGCAGCAGATGAGAAAATATCTGGAGAACAACCCACAGTGGACACGGTAGATGAGATTTTACCTGAAGAACAACCCACAGTAGATGCAGCAGATGAGAAAATATCTGGAGAACAACCCACAGTGGACACGGTAGATGAGATTTTACCTGAAGAACAACCCACAGTGGAGACTGCTACTGGCAAAGTCACAGAAATGGACACAACTGCCACCGAAGCTGAGCATGAGAAGAAATCAATTCGAGGCAGAAGGGCAAAAACAGCGGAGGACAAACGACAGGCAGCCGAACAGTCTGAAGATCCTGTCGTCCTTGCTCCAgtcagaggaagaagagggaagAAAACTGAAGCTGCAGCACCACCTGCTGTGAAACAAACAAGAGGCAGAAATGCAAAGCCTCAAGAAGACAGGGATGTTGAGCTCACAATGGAGAAAAGTGCGTCCCTGCCTCCAAAAGTTGCCCTTAAGCCTAGAAGAGGAAGGAATGCCAAAACGGCTTCTGATGATCAACCTGAGATGGTCCAAGAGGTTGCCCCTGAAATTGAACAGAATCCACCTGTTGATGTTGACCAAGCAGCACATGACAGTGCAGCACCCCTGGAGAAGGCGGTGTTGAAGCCCAAGCGAGGGAGAAAAACTAAACAGCCTGATCCACCAGTGCCAGAGCAGGAAGATGTGCCTAGTACTCACAGTGACGGTGTTCCCCAAGCTGACAAGGCTAATG CAGATGCAAATGAGGTCTGCAGTGACCAGCTGGAGCTGGTGCTGAGTGGAAGTGATGAAAATCAAGAACAACCCACAGTGGAGACTGCTACTGGCAAAGTCACCGAATTAGACACAACTGCCACCGAAGCTGAGCATGAGAAGAAATCAGTTCGAGGCCGAAGGGCAAAAACAGCGGAGGACAAACGAGAGGCAGCCGAACAGTCTGAAGATCCTGTCGTCCTTGCTCCAgtcagaggaagaagagggaagAAAACTGAAGCTGCAGCACCACCTGCTGTGAAACAAACAACAAGAGGCAGAAATGCAAAGCCTCAAGAAGACAAGGATGTTGAGCTCACAATGGAGAAAAGTGCGTCCCTGCCTCCCAAAGTTGCCCTTAAGCCTAGAAGAGGAAGGAATGCCAAAACGGCTTCTGATGATCAACCTGAGATGGGACCAGAGAAAGCTGTGGAAACAACACTGGTGACTGAGATTCCCACTGAAGCTGTGAGTGACCAGACTCCAATGAAAGAAAATGATTCTGCCCCCCCTGCAGAGGAAGCTGTCCTGAAGCCCGTTAGAGGGAGAAAAACTAAACCAACTCCTGTTGATCCCCCTCAGCCAGAGACAAATGAAGTTGTGATTAATGAGCCTCTTACAGCAGATGCACAACCTCCAAAGTCCATTCCTACTCTTGGAAAATccaggagagggagacagacaaaGCCTGATGCTGTTGAACGGAATGAGGTGATGGAAGACACAGTTGTTGCCGTGGAGACCAAGCAGCAGTCTCAGCCTCCAGTCAGGGCTAAGAGGGGAAGAAATGctaaacaggaagaagaaaagctagAGTCCACTTCCGTTGAGACTGCTACATCCCAGGAGCCAGCTAAAAAACTCCGGAGAACCAGGAAGGCAGAGCAAGACGTAGAACCGAGAGAAGTCCAAGCCATTGAAATGGTTATTCCAGAGAAGGCTGAAGCTCCACTTGTTGCTGAACCAGTGCCGATGGACGAACAGGCTACAGTGGCTGCAAAACCCAGGAGAGGAGGGCGGAAAGCAAAACAAGACCCTGAGCTCGAAACCCCTGCGGAGTCCACCGAGGTCCAAGAGGTCCCTGCCGTCAACTCCACAGACAAACTCAAAAGGGGTAGGAGAGGAAAACAAGTCACTGAAGAGGTTGGAGTCACCGCTGTAGTATCAGAGGAAAAACCTGACCGCGAGCTGGAGGCTGAAGAGAAGACTATTGCTGAGCCAGACACTCCAGTCATTAAACCAAGCAGGGCAAGGGGGGTGAAAACTTCTGTAAAAAATGAGGTTTCACAAGCCATTCCAGCCAAGAGAGCCCGTCGAGGTGCTGCTCCTCCCCTTGATGAGTCCAGTGCAGAATCCACAGAGCCTGCGCCAACTTCAGTAGAGCCGGCCAAAAGAGGGAGACGGGCAGCAGCAAAGCCCACAGCAGATGATGCCACAGTGACCGGAGAGCAGCCTAATCCTGCTGAAGATTCAAGCAATGCTGTTATGGAAGAcaccaaaatgtccaaaagatCGGTGAGGTGGAAAGCAGATTTGGAAGTCTTTGACATTTCAAAAGTAACACCTGTAAAAGCAGTTCGAGGtaggaaaccaaaacttgcagTCCAAGTCGACACTGAAAGCAAAAATGTGTCAAAGGATGCTAACGAAACTGAAGAGGATCTCTCAGGCAAAGTTGTTGAAGCTCAGCCCGTCAAGAGAGCCAGGCGAGGGGCAAAGGTCGCTGATGTAACCACTGAAGCGGAGTCCAC
- the mki67 gene encoding proliferation marker protein Ki-67 isoform X6, producing the protein MPLHGKIVVIKRSGGDGTEFPLISTCLIGRRPDCDIRIQLPQVSKEHCRIDLNENKEVILTNLSSVTPTLVNGEALRQSERLKHGDVITVIDRSFRFEYPPPPTPKKRSSKGGKTETLKVLQDQQVGATVATETGEKRISEVTADPHLKDGTNHDNIQRPLEKTVEVETKEGDGLLQSKTASPFNDLYQMIKKSLDVKTPRKSSASVLQTPTSRFCTPKPGSVRKNDGKPVLSTEDKSTPKKEEAKVSPVADETKGEAENVSNGTPKSVKKQRRSFQVPSAEMARPSVGEAENAANSEATSPQKRSRTPPQRFSACEVEPKSPVRRRSKEAEPAVTTEEQEEQAVTPTKTDGLRRSSPRNSGKEASKKRKYGEVAADSPTPQMKRKRVSFGGYLCPELFDKRLPPDSPLCKGATPRRSLCVSKPKQSLLRRASAIGLRQEFEEEHPDSPNVRSPAKMRTPSPKSSKKSPKAMTPSPKAAPPAKKSPKSKSPSPARGRSPTVGVTPGVQTPLIQGRFSVSHISTPSPVAEDAVTDQVPLVTVTPKVPLRRKSMSRETPSTAKSAVKVMRRRSGISRASLKVKNSWADIVRFGPAKPQVAIPAKKMVTKKATKKTVSKPQTPARKLKDHVSTGHADSPVTIVVGRAHKQKALHPTGAAPRLVTNISLLKKNMKMDEDLSGISEMLKTPANERKRRSVIGENDATKTPVGGLATSMVEPSVLNTPEEPGEMMVSPLSVSSTVKDSRYNTEAVQRLLNDDQESSIVSDTPAFEIHSDDFSEQQCADLKTTSVTTPKQKPDVPECLTGVKRIMKTPRQKAEPVEDIRGKILKTPKQKPEQQECLTGVKRMMTTPRQETEPVEDIRVELLTTPKQKPEQQQCLSGVKSICKTPQQEAEPLEDVHGKLLQTPKALEAGDASLDGVEQTVETPAHMQESEDLSEMTDMKTPNVKSSSLVPPREKAKPVEENSGIKRLVKTPRQSHSAPEEDFGGLQELMEEPLAEPTGQLETNEVEDQTAPDCDEDVAKEADANEVVVDDHMEEVPSGHNDNESSDAVETISQAAVDENISVETATGKVTEMDTTATEAEHEKKSIRGRRAKTAEDKRQAAEQSEDPVVLAPVRGRRGKKTEAAAPPAVKQTRGRNAKPQEDRDVELTMEKSASLPPKVALKPRRGRNAKTASDDQPEMVQEVAPEIEQNPPVDVDQAAHDSAAPLEKAVLKPKRGRKTKQPDPPVPEQEDVPSTHSDGVPQADKANADANEVCSDQLELVLSGSDENQEQPTVETATGKVTELDTTATEAEHEKKSVRGRRAKTAEDKREAAEQSEDPVVLAPVRGRRGKKTEAAAPPAVKQTTRGRNAKPQEDKDVELTMEKSASLPPKVALKPRRGRNAKTASDDQPEMGPEKAVETTLVTEIPTEAVSDQTPMKENDSAPPAEEAVLKPVRGRKTKPTPVDPPQPETNEVVINEPLTADAQPPKSIPTLGKSRRGRQTKPDAVERNEVMEDTVVAVETKQQSQPPVRAKRGRNAKQEEEKLESTSVETATSQEPAKKLRRTRKAEQDVEPREVQAIEMVIPEKAEAPLVAEPVPMDEQATVAAKPRRGGRKAKQDPELETPAESTEVQEVPAVNSTDKLKRGRRGKQVTEEVGVTAVVSEEKPDRELEAEEKTIAEPDTPVIKPSRARGVKTSVKNEVSQAIPAKRARRGAAPPLDESSAESTEPAPTSVEPAKRGRRAAAKPTADDATVTGEQPNPAEDSSNAVMEDTKMSKRSVRWKADLEVFDISKVTPVKAVRGRKPKLAVQVDTESKNVSKDANETEEDLSGKVVEAQPVKRARRGAKVADVTTEAESTPTVKSVEADTQPKTRRGRIAKK; encoded by the exons GAGGCCTGACTGCGATATTCGTATTCAGCTTCCTCAAGTCTCCAAGGAGCATTGTAGAATTGACTTGAATGAAAATAAAGAG GTCATTTTGACAAATTTGAGCTCAGTGACTCCAACTCTTGTGAACGGAGAGGCTTTGCGGCAGTCTGAGCGTTTGAAGCATGGAGATGTGATAACTGTTATTGACCGTTCTTTTAG GTTTGAGTACCCTCCACCACCCACACCAAAGAAGAGGTCTTCCAAAGGAGGCAAAACTGAAACCCTCAAA GTTCTTCAAGATCAGCAAGTGGGGGCCACTGTCGCCACCgaaacaggagaaaaaaggaTCTCTGAAGTTACCGCCG aCCCTCATCTGAAAGATGGAACTAACCATGACAACATCCAGCGACCCCTGGAGAAAACTGTGGAGGTGGAGACCAAGGAGGGCGATGGCCTGCTGCAAAGCAAGACCGCCTCCCCCTTCAACGATCTGTATCAAATGATCAAAAAGTCTCTGGATGTCAAGACCCCTCGGAAGTCTTCTGCCAGTGTGCTTCAAACACCTACCTCAAGGTTTTGCACTCCAAAACCGGGTTCAGTGAGGAAAAATGATGGAAAACCTGTCCTTTCAACAGAAGACAAAAGCACTCCAAAGAAGGAGGAAGCTAAAGTCTCTCCTGTAGCTGACGAAACTAAGGGGGAGGCTGAAAATGTAAGTAACGGGACCCCAAAGTCTGTGAAGAAGCAGAGGAGGTCCTTCCAGGTTCCTTCTGCTGAGATGGCCAGACCTTCAGTTGGAGAAGCTGAAAATGCTGCCAACTCTGAAGCAACTTCACCCCAGAAGAGAAGCCGTACACCCCCCCAGAGGTTCAGCGCGTGTGAGGTTGAGCCCAAATCGCCCGTGAGGCGGAGAAGCAAGGAGGCCGAACCTGCCGTGACCACGGAGGAACAAGAAGAGCAAGCAGTGACTCCTACCAAAACGGATGGTCTTAGAAGGTCATCACCAAGGAACTCTGGGAAAG aggCGTCCAAAAAACGCAAATATGGAGAGGTGGCGGCCGACTCGCCCACACCACAGATGAAAAGGAAACGGGTTTCCTTTGGAGGTTACCTGTGTCCTGAGTTGTTTGACAAACGTCTGCCTCCTGACTCTCCGTTATGCAAGGGGGCCACTCCGCGGAGAAGCTTGTGTGTCTCTAAACCCAAGCAGTCACTCCTCAGACGAGCATCAGCCATTGGTTTGCGACAG GAGTTTGAAGAAGAGCATCCAGATAGCCCTAATGTGCGAAGTCCTGCAAAAATGAGGACTCCGTCACCTAAGTCATCAAAGAAGTCACCAAAAGCCATGACCCCCTCTCCCAAAGCTGCGCCTCCTGCAAAGAAGTCACCAAAATCCAAGAGTCCATCTCCTGCAAGAGGAAGGTCTCCCACTGTTGGTGTAACACCAGGAGTCCAGACCCCCTTAATACAGGGGCGCTTCTCTGTGTCACACATCAGCACACCATCTCCAGTTGCAGAAGATGCCGTAACTGATCAGGTGCCTTTAGTCACTGTAACTCCTAAAGTACCCCTGAGGAGGAAGAGCATGTCCCGGGAGACTCCAAGTACAGCAAAGAGTGCTGTAAAAGTAATGCGCAGAAGAAGTGGCATTTCACGGGCATCTCTGAAAG TCAAAAATTCCTGGGCAGACATTGTGAGATTTGGGCCAGCTAAGCCTCAAGTTGCTATTCCGGCTAAAAAAATGGTCAccaaaaaggcaacaaagaaGACTGTGTCCAAACCACAG ACCCCTGCAAGAAAACTCAAAGACCATGTCAGCACTGGACATGCAGACTCACCTGTTACCATTGTTGTGGGCAGAGCTCACAAGCAAAAGGCTTTACATCCAACTGGTGCTGCGCCAAGACTGGTCACCAATATTTCACTCCTGAAAAAGAACATGAAAATGGATGAGGACCTGAGTG gAATTTCAGAAATGTTAAAAACCCCTGCAAATGAAAGGAAGAGGAGATCAGTAATTGGTGAGAACGATGCCACAAAGACACCAGTGGGAGGTCTAGCCACATCCATGGTAGAACCATCGGTGTTGAACACACCGGAGGAGCCAG GTGAAATGATGGTGTCTCCACTGAGTGTTTCGTCTACCGTAAAAGACAGTAGATACAACACTGAAGCAGTCCAACGCCTCCTTAATGATGACCAAGAATCTAGCATCGTCAGTGACACCCCTGCCTTTGAGATTCACTCCGACGATTTTAGCGAACAGCAGTGCGCAGATTTGAAGACGACCTCTGTAACAACTCCCAAACAGAAGCCAGACGTGCCAGAGTGTCTCACCGGAGTCAAGAGGATCATGAAGACGCCAAGACAGAAAGCCGAGCCTGTTGAGGACATCAGGGGGAAGATTTTGAAGACTCCTAAGCAGAAACCCGAACAACAAGAGTGTCTCACCGGAGTCAAGAGGATGATGACGACTCCGAGACAGGAGACCGAGCCTGTAGAGGACATCAGAGTGGAGCTTCTGACAACTCCCAAACAGAAGCCTGAACAACAACAGTGCCTCAGCGGTGTTAAGAGTATTTGTAAGACCCCACAACAGGAGGCTGAACCTCTTGAAGATGTTCATGGAAAACTTCTGCAAACTCCCAAAGCTCTAGAGGCTGGTGATGCGAGTTTGGACGGTGTTGAGCAGACTGTGGAGACGCCAGCACACATGCAAGAATCTGAAGACCTATCTGAAATGACAGACATGAAAACCCCAAACGTAAAAAGCTCCTCATTGGTACCTCCCAGAGAAAAGGCCAAACCTGTTGAGGAGAACTCTGGTATCAAGAGGCTTGTGAAAACACCGAGGCAGAGCCATAGTGCCCCAGAGGAAGACTTTGGGGGACTTCAGGAGCTCATGGAGGAGCCACTGGCTGAACCCACAGGACAACTGGAGACAAATGAG gtTGAGGATCAAACGGCTCCAGATTGTGATGAAGATGTAGCAAAAG AAGCAGATGCAAATGAAGTTGTCGTTGATGACCACATGGAGGAGGTGCCAAGTGGACACAATGATAATGAATCATCAGATGCCGTGGAAACGATCTCTCAAGCAGCTGTAGATGAGAATATATCT GTGGAGACTGCTACTGGCAAAGTCACAGAAATGGACACAACTGCCACCGAAGCTGAGCATGAGAAGAAATCAATTCGAGGCAGAAGGGCAAAAACAGCGGAGGACAAACGACAGGCAGCCGAACAGTCTGAAGATCCTGTCGTCCTTGCTCCAgtcagaggaagaagagggaagAAAACTGAAGCTGCAGCACCACCTGCTGTGAAACAAACAAGAGGCAGAAATGCAAAGCCTCAAGAAGACAGGGATGTTGAGCTCACAATGGAGAAAAGTGCGTCCCTGCCTCCAAAAGTTGCCCTTAAGCCTAGAAGAGGAAGGAATGCCAAAACGGCTTCTGATGATCAACCTGAGATGGTCCAAGAGGTTGCCCCTGAAATTGAACAGAATCCACCTGTTGATGTTGACCAAGCAGCACATGACAGTGCAGCACCCCTGGAGAAGGCGGTGTTGAAGCCCAAGCGAGGGAGAAAAACTAAACAGCCTGATCCACCAGTGCCAGAGCAGGAAGATGTGCCTAGTACTCACAGTGACGGTGTTCCCCAAGCTGACAAGGCTAATG CAGATGCAAATGAGGTCTGCAGTGACCAGCTGGAGCTGGTGCTGAGTGGAAGTGATGAAAATCAAGAACAACCCACAGTGGAGACTGCTACTGGCAAAGTCACCGAATTAGACACAACTGCCACCGAAGCTGAGCATGAGAAGAAATCAGTTCGAGGCCGAAGGGCAAAAACAGCGGAGGACAAACGAGAGGCAGCCGAACAGTCTGAAGATCCTGTCGTCCTTGCTCCAgtcagaggaagaagagggaagAAAACTGAAGCTGCAGCACCACCTGCTGTGAAACAAACAACAAGAGGCAGAAATGCAAAGCCTCAAGAAGACAAGGATGTTGAGCTCACAATGGAGAAAAGTGCGTCCCTGCCTCCCAAAGTTGCCCTTAAGCCTAGAAGAGGAAGGAATGCCAAAACGGCTTCTGATGATCAACCTGAGATGGGACCAGAGAAAGCTGTGGAAACAACACTGGTGACTGAGATTCCCACTGAAGCTGTGAGTGACCAGACTCCAATGAAAGAAAATGATTCTGCCCCCCCTGCAGAGGAAGCTGTCCTGAAGCCCGTTAGAGGGAGAAAAACTAAACCAACTCCTGTTGATCCCCCTCAGCCAGAGACAAATGAAGTTGTGATTAATGAGCCTCTTACAGCAGATGCACAACCTCCAAAGTCCATTCCTACTCTTGGAAAATccaggagagggagacagacaaaGCCTGATGCTGTTGAACGGAATGAGGTGATGGAAGACACAGTTGTTGCCGTGGAGACCAAGCAGCAGTCTCAGCCTCCAGTCAGGGCTAAGAGGGGAAGAAATGctaaacaggaagaagaaaagctagAGTCCACTTCCGTTGAGACTGCTACATCCCAGGAGCCAGCTAAAAAACTCCGGAGAACCAGGAAGGCAGAGCAAGACGTAGAACCGAGAGAAGTCCAAGCCATTGAAATGGTTATTCCAGAGAAGGCTGAAGCTCCACTTGTTGCTGAACCAGTGCCGATGGACGAACAGGCTACAGTGGCTGCAAAACCCAGGAGAGGAGGGCGGAAAGCAAAACAAGACCCTGAGCTCGAAACCCCTGCGGAGTCCACCGAGGTCCAAGAGGTCCCTGCCGTCAACTCCACAGACAAACTCAAAAGGGGTAGGAGAGGAAAACAAGTCACTGAAGAGGTTGGAGTCACCGCTGTAGTATCAGAGGAAAAACCTGACCGCGAGCTGGAGGCTGAAGAGAAGACTATTGCTGAGCCAGACACTCCAGTCATTAAACCAAGCAGGGCAAGGGGGGTGAAAACTTCTGTAAAAAATGAGGTTTCACAAGCCATTCCAGCCAAGAGAGCCCGTCGAGGTGCTGCTCCTCCCCTTGATGAGTCCAGTGCAGAATCCACAGAGCCTGCGCCAACTTCAGTAGAGCCGGCCAAAAGAGGGAGACGGGCAGCAGCAAAGCCCACAGCAGATGATGCCACAGTGACCGGAGAGCAGCCTAATCCTGCTGAAGATTCAAGCAATGCTGTTATGGAAGAcaccaaaatgtccaaaagatCGGTGAGGTGGAAAGCAGATTTGGAAGTCTTTGACATTTCAAAAGTAACACCTGTAAAAGCAGTTCGAGGtaggaaaccaaaacttgcagTCCAAGTCGACACTGAAAGCAAAAATGTGTCAAAGGATGCTAACGAAACTGAAGAGGATCTCTCAGGCAAAGTTGTTGAAGCTCAGCCCGTCAAGAGAGCCAGGCGAGGGGCAAAGGTCGCTGATGTAACCACTGAAGCGGAGTCCAC